The following are from one region of the Burkholderiales bacterium genome:
- the mltB gene encoding lytic murein transglycosylase B: protein MNRRIAMNVLLLAGMGAGLITAAPAQAPDRVSLTPAVEAFIERLRERHGLDAERLRETFRQIKPQDGVIRAFTAPATSRPWHQFRSLFVTPLRIEGGVAFWRDHHAVLAQARAAYGVPEEVIVAILGVETIYGRHLGNFRVIDSLYTLGFHGPRRNEFFLSELEEFLLLSRENSLDPLQVKGSFAGAMGMPQFIASSYRRYAVDFNADGRIDLWNDVADVVGSVANYLKNHGWAQDQAVAVPARLLVNDVQHLVDLGVKPHLTVSEMKMRGVEALEALPPDLPAGVFTLENAQGNEHWLSLNNFYVITRYNRSKNYAMAVHQLAVAIAQARQGQPQAIETVATPK from the coding sequence ATGAATCGACGCATTGCGATGAATGTCCTGCTGCTGGCCGGCATGGGTGCAGGGCTGATCACCGCGGCACCGGCCCAGGCGCCCGACCGGGTATCGCTCACGCCGGCGGTCGAAGCCTTCATCGAACGGCTGCGGGAACGGCACGGACTCGACGCCGAACGCCTGCGCGAGACCTTTCGCCAGATCAAGCCGCAGGACGGAGTCATCAGAGCGTTCACCGCACCGGCCACCAGCCGGCCTTGGCACCAGTTCCGCAGCCTTTTCGTTACGCCGCTGCGCATCGAGGGCGGGGTCGCTTTCTGGCGCGACCATCACGCGGTACTCGCGCAGGCGCGGGCGGCGTACGGCGTGCCCGAGGAGGTGATCGTTGCCATTCTCGGCGTCGAGACCATTTACGGGCGGCACCTGGGAAATTTCCGCGTGATCGATTCGCTGTACACGCTGGGCTTTCATGGGCCGCGGCGCAATGAATTCTTTCTTTCGGAACTCGAGGAATTTCTCCTGCTCTCTCGCGAGAACAGCCTCGATCCGCTACAGGTCAAAGGATCGTTCGCCGGAGCGATGGGCATGCCCCAGTTCATCGCTTCCAGCTATCGGCGCTACGCGGTGGACTTCAACGCGGACGGACGCATCGATCTGTGGAACGACGTGGCGGACGTGGTCGGCAGCGTGGCCAACTACCTGAAAAACCATGGCTGGGCGCAGGACCAGGCCGTGGCGGTGCCGGCGCGGCTTCTGGTGAACGACGTGCAGCACCTGGTCGATCTGGGCGTCAAGCCGCATCTGACGGTGTCGGAGATGAAGATGCGGGGCGTCGAGGCGCTGGAAGCACTGCCGCCCGATCTGCCGGCCGGCGTGTTCACGCTGGAGAACGCGCAGGGCAACGAGCACTGGTTGTCGCTCAACAATTTCTACGTCATTACCCGTTACAACCGCAGCAAGAACTACGCGATGGCCGTGCATCAACTGGCCGTTGCAATCGCACAGGCGCGGCAAGGACAGCCACAAGCCATCGAAACGGTCGCCACACCCAAGTAG